In a single window of the Niabella ginsenosidivorans genome:
- a CDS encoding sugar kinase — translation MSKKIVTLGEIMLRLSTPGFERFVQTDSFDVTYGGGEANVAVALCNYGLKGYFVSKVPDNAIGQAAINHLRRYGVNTDFVARGGERLGIYFLETGASMRASQVIYDRAGAAIADADINEFDFDKILDGADWFHTTGITPALSDKAAALTEAALKAAKAKGITTSIDLNYRKKLWSKEKAREVMGELCKYVDVCIGNEEDAETTLGFKARDTDITKGELNLEGYKDVIRQMKEKFNFKYIASSLRESFSASDNGWSALVSDGNEFYHTKKYNVRIVDRVGSGDSFASGLIYGLVTGMSMADAAEFGVAASALKHTIPGDLNHATLSDVKGLMKGDASGRVQR, via the coding sequence ATGTCAAAAAAAATTGTTACGCTCGGTGAAATCATGCTCCGCCTGTCAACACCCGGTTTTGAACGTTTTGTTCAGACGGATTCATTTGATGTTACCTATGGTGGAGGCGAGGCGAATGTGGCTGTTGCGCTTTGTAATTACGGTTTAAAGGGTTACTTTGTTTCCAAAGTGCCCGACAATGCCATTGGTCAGGCGGCTATCAATCATCTGCGCCGTTACGGTGTCAATACCGATTTTGTAGCGCGGGGCGGCGAAAGGCTGGGGATCTATTTTCTGGAAACAGGTGCTTCCATGCGTGCTTCACAGGTCATCTATGACCGTGCAGGCGCAGCAATTGCAGATGCAGACATCAATGAATTTGATTTTGATAAAATACTGGACGGTGCGGACTGGTTCCATACAACGGGCATTACACCGGCTTTGAGCGATAAGGCAGCCGCCTTAACAGAAGCGGCATTAAAGGCCGCAAAAGCAAAAGGCATTACTACAAGTATTGACCTCAACTACCGCAAAAAATTGTGGAGTAAGGAAAAAGCACGTGAAGTAATGGGCGAATTATGTAAGTATGTAGATGTGTGTATCGGTAATGAGGAAGATGCTGAAACCACCCTGGGCTTTAAAGCAAGGGATACAGATATAACAAAGGGTGAGCTGAACCTGGAAGGGTATAAAGATGTGATCCGCCAGATGAAGGAAAAGTTCAATTTTAAATACATTGCTTCTTCTCTGCGTGAAAGTTTCAGCGCCAGCGATAATGGCTGGAGCGCACTGGTATCCGATGGTAATGAATTTTATCATACGAAAAAATACAATGTACGTATTGTAGACCGTGTGGGCAGTGGCGACAGCTTTGCAAGCGGATTGATCTATGGCCTGGTAACCGGTATGAGCATGGCAGATGCTGCGGAATTTGGTGTAGCTGCGTCCGCATTAAAACATACCATTCCGGGCGATCTGAATCATGCAACACTGAGCGATGTAAAAGGGCTGATGAAGGGCGATGCAAGCGGCCGCGTACAGCGGTGA
- the kduI gene encoding 5-dehydro-4-deoxy-D-glucuronate isomerase yields the protein MEIRFGHSPQETKAMSTEQLRENYLVQDLMQADKLTLVYSHYDRLIVGGVKPVGKTVLLKNEEELKSDFFLQRRELGVINVGGRGLITVDGEKYSLDKKDCLYVGRGAKKVNFSSSAKKDPAVFYILSAPAHQVYPTTKYTKEQAAPVTLGDITTSNKRTIYKYIHEEGIQSCQLVMGLTVLETGSVWNSVPPHTHTRRTEIYFYFDLPEEQRLFHMMGEPQQTRHIIMKNNEAVISPPWSMHFGCGTSNYGFIWGMAGENKQYTDMDPAPVPTLL from the coding sequence ATGGAAATAAGATTCGGGCATAGCCCACAGGAAACAAAAGCAATGAGCACTGAGCAGTTGCGGGAAAACTACCTGGTGCAGGACTTGATGCAGGCAGATAAGTTAACGTTGGTTTACAGCCATTATGACCGCCTGATCGTTGGCGGCGTGAAACCGGTCGGCAAAACCGTGTTGCTGAAAAACGAAGAAGAACTGAAATCGGATTTCTTTTTACAGCGCAGGGAACTGGGCGTCATCAATGTTGGCGGCCGCGGGCTTATTACGGTAGATGGCGAAAAATATTCTTTAGATAAAAAAGATTGTTTGTATGTTGGCCGGGGAGCTAAAAAAGTAAATTTCAGCAGCAGTGCCAAAAAGGACCCGGCTGTTTTTTACATTCTGTCAGCACCTGCGCATCAGGTGTATCCTACTACCAAGTATACAAAAGAGCAGGCAGCGCCTGTAACTTTGGGTGATATTACCACTTCCAATAAACGAACCATCTATAAATACATTCATGAAGAGGGGATTCAGAGTTGTCAGCTGGTAATGGGTTTAACCGTGCTGGAAACCGGCAGCGTATGGAACTCGGTGCCGCCCCATACGCATACCCGCAGAACGGAGATCTATTTTTATTTTGATCTGCCGGAAGAACAACGTTTGTTTCATATGATGGGCGAACCGCAGCAAACGCGCCACATCATTATGAAGAATAATGAAGCCGTCATTTCTCCGCCCTGGAGCATGCACTTTGGTTGTGGCACTTCCAATTATGGCTTTATCTGGGGAATGGCGGGTGAAAACAAACAATACACAGATATGGATCCCGCACCGGTGCCCACGTTATTGTAG
- a CDS encoding SDR family NAD(P)-dependent oxidoreductase: MFDLTGKTALVTGGNKGIGKGMALGLAQAGADIIVAARSVEAGSEIEAEVKKLGRGFKHYKMDAADRSNVYHFIKQVLDENERIDILINNAGTIMRKPAAEHPDEYWDNVISINLDTPFILAREFGKHMIGKGAGKIIFTCSLLSFQGGINVPGYAASKGALSSLVKALANEWASKGVNVNGIAPGYIATDNTQALREDADRSRSILERIPAGRWGTPEDFAGPAVFLASDAGNYVHGTILTVDGGWMGR; this comes from the coding sequence ATGTTTGATCTTACAGGTAAAACGGCTTTGGTTACAGGTGGTAACAAGGGCATTGGAAAAGGCATGGCACTTGGACTGGCACAGGCAGGTGCCGATATTATTGTAGCAGCACGCAGCGTGGAAGCCGGATCAGAAATTGAGGCTGAGGTAAAAAAGCTCGGCAGAGGGTTTAAGCACTATAAAATGGACGCTGCAGATCGCAGCAATGTATACCATTTTATAAAACAGGTGCTGGATGAAAATGAGCGGATAGACATTTTAATCAATAACGCCGGTACGATCATGCGTAAACCTGCGGCGGAGCACCCGGATGAATACTGGGACAATGTGATCTCCATTAACCTGGATACGCCTTTTATTTTAGCGCGTGAATTTGGAAAGCATATGATCGGAAAAGGTGCCGGTAAAATTATTTTCACCTGTTCTTTGTTAAGTTTCCAGGGAGGCATCAATGTGCCGGGTTATGCAGCCAGTAAAGGAGCGCTAAGCAGCCTGGTAAAGGCACTGGCCAATGAATGGGCCTCAAAAGGAGTCAATGTAAACGGAATTGCACCGGGGTATATTGCAACAGATAATACACAGGCTTTACGGGAAGATGCTGATCGCAGCAGGTCCATCCTGGAGCGGATACCGGCCGGCCGCTGGGGTACACCGGAAGATTTTGCCGGCCCCGCTGTATTTTTGGCTTCAGATGCCGGCAACTACGTACATGGAACTATATTAACGGTAGATGGGGGATGGATGGGCCGTTAA
- the uxaC gene encoding glucuronate isomerase has translation MKQFLDDNFLLETKTAERLYHEYAKRMPIIDYHCHLPPQQIAENARFKNITQAWLYGDHYKWRAMRTNGVDEHFVTGGASDEEKFLRWAETVPYTMRNPLYHWTHMELRRYFDIDELLDANSGKKIYEEASARISSEEYSVQNLLRKMNVKVVCTTDDPVDTLEFHRKMKAAQFEIPVYPAFRPDAAMNVSAPETFAAYVAKLEAVSNIEIKDLDTYLQALKNRHDFFAEMGCSVSDHGLEYIEAVDYTEKEISALFDKITGGQALTPAEQEQFRSAMLVWFAEWDHEKGWVQQYHLGALRNNNSRLLAKLGPDTGWDSIGDFPQGRTLSKFLNSLEKKEMLTKTILYNLNPADNELFATMTGNFNDGTVAGKVQWGSGWWFLDQKDGMINQMNTLSNMGLISRFVGMLTDSRSFLSFPRHEYFRRILCNLFGNDIENGELPNDINWIGKIIQDISFNNANEYFGFKVVNS, from the coding sequence GTGAAACAATTTTTAGACGATAACTTTTTATTGGAAACAAAAACCGCGGAGCGGCTGTATCATGAATATGCAAAACGGATGCCCATCATAGACTACCATTGCCATCTGCCGCCGCAGCAGATAGCGGAAAATGCCCGGTTTAAGAATATCACACAGGCATGGCTCTATGGCGACCATTACAAATGGCGGGCCATGCGCACAAACGGGGTTGATGAACATTTTGTAACCGGCGGTGCTTCAGATGAGGAAAAATTTTTAAGATGGGCGGAAACGGTACCTTATACAATGCGCAACCCGCTATATCACTGGACGCACATGGAATTGCGCCGGTATTTTGATATTGATGAGCTCCTGGATGCCAACAGTGGCAAAAAAATCTATGAAGAAGCCTCCGCCAGGATCAGCAGCGAAGAGTACAGTGTGCAAAACCTGCTGCGCAAAATGAATGTAAAGGTGGTTTGTACCACAGATGACCCGGTAGACACGCTGGAATTTCACAGGAAAATGAAAGCTGCTCAGTTTGAAATACCCGTGTATCCTGCATTTCGCCCGGATGCAGCCATGAACGTGTCTGCACCGGAAACGTTTGCTGCCTATGTGGCAAAGCTGGAAGCTGTTTCCAATATTGAAATAAAAGATCTGGATACTTATTTGCAGGCATTGAAGAACCGGCACGATTTCTTTGCAGAGATGGGCTGCTCGGTATCAGATCATGGCCTGGAGTATATTGAAGCCGTCGATTATACAGAAAAGGAGATCAGCGCCTTGTTTGATAAAATAACCGGTGGACAGGCATTGACTCCCGCAGAGCAGGAACAGTTTCGCTCGGCAATGCTGGTATGGTTTGCAGAATGGGATCATGAAAAAGGATGGGTGCAGCAGTACCATCTGGGCGCGCTCCGGAATAATAACTCCCGGCTGCTGGCAAAGCTGGGCCCTGATACCGGCTGGGATTCTATTGGTGATTTTCCACAAGGCAGAACGCTATCAAAATTCCTGAATAGCCTGGAGAAAAAAGAGATGCTGACCAAAACGATCCTGTACAACCTGAACCCCGCAGACAATGAGCTGTTTGCAACCATGACCGGCAATTTTAATGACGGAACCGTTGCGGGCAAAGTACAGTGGGGCTCCGGCTGGTGGTTCCTGGATCAGAAAGATGGTATGATCAACCAGATGAACACGTTGTCTAATATGGGGCTGATCAGCCGGTTTGTGGGCATGCTTACAGATTCCAGAAGCTTCCTGTCCTTTCCAAGACACGAATATTTTCGCAGAATACTGTGCAATTTGTTTGGAAACGATATTGAAAATGGCGAACTTCCGAACGATATTAACTGGATCGGCAAGATCATTCAGGATATCAGTTTTAATAATGCCAATGAATATTTCGGATTTAAAGTAGTCAATAGTTAA
- a CDS encoding UxaA family hydrolase codes for MQRIVLKVHPRDNVIVALQDLKKGQQVEFDGNTYTLVDDIPAKHKFFTNDMQEGDAIIMYGVLVGKTQEFVPAGGRMTTVNTKHAADPFEYRPYHYQWIPPDVSKFKNRTFNGYHRPDGKVGTANYWLFMPTVFCENRNLDVIREALHNELGYAVTSKYKSYTHYLVEAYKKGENIADIDLSVSQADKGKDRLFKNIDGIKFLNHQGGCGGTRQDAGILSRLLAAYADHPNVAGVTILSLGCQHLQTKQLLEDIRLRNPGFSKPLLVFEQQQSKSEEQLISTAIRKTFEGLIGINKIEREPAPLSALTVGVKCGGSDGFSGISANPAVGYTSDLLAALGGKVLLAEFPELCGAEQQLIDRTIDEAAARKFIHLMTTYNDQAVNAGSGFFANPSPGNIKDGLITDAIKSTGAAKKGGTSPVVDVLDYTEPATKPGLNLVCTPGNDVEATTGKAASGATLILFTTGLGTPTGNPVCPTIKIATNSSLAKRMSDIIDINTGGIIDGEKTIEEMGEEILEYCIRAASGEVIPKAVQLNQDDFIPWKRGVSL; via the coding sequence ATGCAGAGGATTGTTTTAAAAGTACACCCAAGGGACAATGTAATTGTGGCCTTGCAGGATTTGAAAAAAGGTCAGCAGGTGGAATTTGATGGTAATACCTACACCCTTGTTGATGACATTCCTGCCAAGCATAAATTTTTTACAAATGACATGCAGGAGGGCGATGCCATTATTATGTATGGGGTGCTGGTAGGCAAAACGCAGGAATTTGTTCCTGCCGGCGGGCGCATGACTACCGTCAATACAAAACATGCGGCCGATCCGTTTGAATACCGGCCTTATCATTATCAATGGATACCGCCGGATGTATCTAAATTTAAAAACCGGACCTTTAACGGCTACCATCGCCCGGACGGTAAAGTAGGAACGGCCAACTACTGGCTGTTTATGCCCACGGTGTTTTGTGAAAACAGGAACCTGGATGTCATTCGCGAAGCATTGCACAATGAATTGGGATACGCGGTAACCAGCAAGTATAAATCCTATACCCATTACCTGGTGGAAGCGTATAAAAAAGGAGAAAATATTGCTGATATTGATCTCTCCGTATCGCAGGCAGACAAAGGCAAGGACCGGCTGTTTAAAAATATTGACGGTATTAAGTTTTTAAATCACCAGGGCGGATGTGGGGGCACGCGCCAGGACGCAGGCATTTTAAGCAGGCTTCTGGCCGCTTATGCAGACCATCCGAATGTGGCAGGGGTTACCATCTTAAGTTTAGGATGTCAGCACCTGCAAACCAAACAGCTGCTGGAAGATATCCGCTTAAGAAATCCCGGTTTCAGCAAGCCGTTACTGGTTTTTGAGCAACAGCAATCAAAAAGCGAAGAGCAGCTGATCAGCACGGCAATCCGCAAAACATTTGAAGGACTGATCGGGATAAATAAAATAGAACGGGAGCCGGCACCGTTAAGTGCGCTGACGGTTGGCGTAAAATGTGGTGGCAGCGATGGCTTCAGTGGTATCAGCGCTAACCCTGCGGTAGGGTATACCAGCGATCTGCTGGCCGCCCTGGGGGGTAAAGTGCTGCTGGCGGAGTTTCCTGAACTGTGCGGGGCCGAACAGCAGCTCATTGATCGCACTATTGATGAAGCCGCCGCCAGAAAGTTCATTCATTTAATGACCACTTATAATGACCAGGCCGTAAATGCCGGCTCCGGTTTCTTTGCAAACCCTTCTCCGGGCAATATAAAAGATGGTTTAATTACAGATGCTATAAAGAGTACAGGCGCGGCAAAAAAAGGAGGTACTTCTCCCGTAGTAGATGTACTGGATTATACGGAGCCTGCTACCAAACCAGGTTTAAACCTCGTATGTACTCCCGGTAATGATGTGGAGGCAACAACCGGTAAAGCCGCATCAGGCGCTACTTTGATCCTGTTTACTACAGGGCTGGGAACGCCAACCGGCAATCCTGTTTGCCCCACGATCAAAATAGCCACCAACTCTTCACTGGCAAAAAGGATGAGCGATATTATTGATATTAATACCGGCGGAATTATTGACGGTGAGAAAACCATTGAAGAAATGGGAGAAGAGATCCTGGAATATTGTATCAGGGCAGCCAGTGGTGAGGTTATTCCCAAAGCAGTGCAACTGAACCAGGATGACTTTATTCCATGGAAAAGAGGAGTGTCGCTATAA
- a CDS encoding tagaturonate reductase, with amino-acid sequence MQLSKNSLQAINTHATIDIPGDAQFELPEKVLQFGTGVLLRGLPDFFIDKANKQGLFSGRIVVVKSTDSGGADAFAEQDGLYTQCIRGIEQGKVVDEYVINASISRVVSAKTDWQEILEFARNPSLRLVISNTTELGIVPGDDKVTDAPPATFPGKLLAVLYERFKALGATAASGLVIVPTELIVDNGRKLKAIVLENAQKNNLENDFIQWVENENHFCNSLVDRIVPGKLESADEKQTTALLGYQDDLKFMSEVFRLWAIESGSTKVKEVLSFAEADEGVVIAADIERFRELKLRLLNGTHTFSCGLALLAGFETVKEAMADEAFENYIAGLTKKEIAPVLEKKGISYDASCTFADQVIERFKNPYLDHKWISISFAYTSKMLMRNLPLIKAADSGMAEEPSAMALGFAAYLLLMKSRKNGDHYEREINGTVYRLNDDKAALLAALWEKNDEAQIVNAVLASKELWGEDWSSCTLFASQVRQWLSLLLKDGAIASLNKFATIAIK; translated from the coding sequence ATGCAGCTTTCAAAAAACAGCTTACAGGCAATAAACACCCATGCAACTATAGATATACCCGGTGATGCCCAATTTGAGCTGCCGGAAAAGGTATTGCAGTTTGGAACCGGCGTTTTGCTGAGGGGGCTGCCGGACTTTTTTATAGATAAAGCCAATAAGCAGGGGCTTTTTAGCGGACGGATCGTTGTAGTAAAGTCAACCGATTCAGGAGGGGCAGATGCCTTTGCAGAACAGGATGGCCTGTACACACAATGCATCCGCGGTATAGAACAGGGTAAGGTGGTGGACGAATATGTGATCAATGCATCCATCAGTCGTGTGGTGTCAGCCAAAACAGACTGGCAGGAGATTCTTGAATTTGCCCGGAACCCTTCGCTCCGGTTAGTGATTTCCAATACTACAGAGTTAGGCATTGTGCCCGGTGATGATAAAGTAACGGATGCGCCGCCGGCAACTTTCCCCGGCAAATTGCTGGCTGTTTTATATGAGCGGTTCAAAGCCCTGGGTGCTACTGCTGCTTCGGGACTGGTAATTGTTCCTACCGAGCTGATCGTGGATAATGGCAGGAAATTAAAAGCGATTGTACTGGAAAATGCACAAAAGAATAACCTGGAAAATGATTTTATTCAGTGGGTTGAAAATGAGAACCATTTTTGTAATTCACTTGTAGATCGTATAGTGCCCGGCAAGCTGGAGTCCGCGGATGAAAAACAGACAACCGCCCTGCTGGGTTACCAGGATGATCTGAAATTTATGAGCGAGGTATTCCGCCTCTGGGCGATCGAATCCGGCAGCACAAAGGTGAAAGAAGTGCTGTCCTTTGCTGAAGCGGATGAAGGAGTGGTGATTGCGGCTGATATTGAACGATTCAGGGAGCTGAAACTGCGGTTGTTAAACGGAACGCATACTTTTTCCTGCGGACTGGCCCTGCTGGCAGGCTTTGAAACCGTAAAAGAAGCCATGGCAGATGAGGCGTTTGAAAACTATATTGCCGGTCTTACAAAAAAAGAAATTGCTCCTGTGCTGGAAAAAAAAGGCATCAGTTATGATGCGTCCTGCACATTTGCAGATCAGGTGATCGAACGGTTTAAGAATCCTTACCTGGATCATAAATGGATCAGCATCAGCTTTGCGTATACTTCCAAAATGCTGATGCGTAATCTGCCTTTAATAAAGGCTGCTGATTCCGGTATGGCTGAAGAGCCATCGGCCATGGCGCTTGGCTTTGCGGCCTATTTACTGCTGATGAAAAGCAGGAAGAACGGCGATCATTATGAACGTGAGATAAACGGCACGGTATACCGGTTAAATGATGATAAAGCGGCCCTTTTAGCGGCGTTATGGGAAAAGAATGATGAAGCGCAGATTGTAAACGCAGTGCTGGCCAGCAAAGAGCTGTGGGGGGAAGACTGGAGCAGCTGTACGCTGTTTGCCAGCCAGGTAAGACAATGGCTTTCGCTGTTATTAAAAGACGGTGCTATAGCTTCTTTAAATAAATTTGCAACAATAGCGATAAAATAA
- a CDS encoding glycoside hydrolase family 88 protein — protein sequence MRKLFFILLVIIALQLHAQELPYAQRMALTAMHLWPDSFSVVPGKPARWSYDQGVILKGIEGIWLQTGDPKWFQYIQHSMDYFVAEDGSIKDYAPDSYNLDHINNGKLLLLLYRVTGKEKYKKAATLLRTQLSTQPRTKEGGFWHKKTYPYQMWLDGLYMAQPFYAEYAGVFGEDSVFNDVARQFVLMEKKAIDPATGLLYHGYDESRVQQWADKQTGHSPNFWGRALGWYGMALVDALDYFPDEHPGKKQLIAILKRFAAAVVKVQDPKTGLWYDIVNLPGKKPNYTESSASAMLVYTLAKGVRKGYLSSGYLVNAANGFDGLIKNKITVDKNGFTNLEGTVSVSGLGGKPYRNGSFEYYMSEKVVQNDPKGVGAFILAANEAALIKKEPVGKGKTVLLDNYYNNETKTGPGGKTASWHYTWDDRSNGGYYFLGNLFEQYAATIKTLKTAPSAQALKNASVYIIVDPDTEKETAHPNYMNPADAQTIADWVKQGGVLVLLANDAGNCDLEHFNILADQFGIHFNEDNLLMVRNNDYEMGKVNISPGNIVFKNAKNVYLKEIASLNLYKNVVPVLKSGNNNVMAVARYGRGTVLALGDPWIYNEYVDGRKLPLQYENYKAAQDWVRFLLNKAIIKN from the coding sequence ATGCGAAAGCTATTTTTCATTTTATTGGTCATTATTGCACTGCAACTACATGCGCAGGAGCTGCCGTATGCACAGCGGATGGCGCTTACAGCAATGCACCTGTGGCCGGACTCTTTTTCTGTAGTGCCTGGTAAACCTGCAAGATGGAGTTATGACCAGGGAGTAATCCTGAAAGGTATTGAAGGCATCTGGCTGCAGACAGGAGACCCTAAATGGTTTCAGTATATTCAGCATTCAATGGATTATTTTGTGGCAGAAGACGGGTCTATAAAGGATTATGCCCCGGATAGCTATAACCTGGATCATATCAATAATGGTAAACTGCTGTTGCTGCTGTACCGGGTTACCGGAAAAGAAAAGTATAAAAAGGCGGCCACGCTTTTAAGAACGCAGTTAAGCACACAGCCCAGAACAAAGGAGGGTGGTTTCTGGCATAAGAAAACCTATCCTTACCAGATGTGGCTGGATGGCCTGTATATGGCGCAGCCTTTTTATGCAGAATATGCAGGTGTATTTGGCGAGGATTCTGTTTTCAATGATGTTGCCCGGCAGTTTGTGCTGATGGAAAAAAAGGCCATCGATCCTGCTACCGGATTGTTATACCACGGCTATGATGAATCCAGGGTGCAGCAATGGGCCGATAAACAAACAGGGCATTCGCCCAATTTTTGGGGAAGGGCACTGGGCTGGTACGGTATGGCATTGGTAGATGCGCTGGATTATTTTCCTGATGAGCACCCGGGTAAAAAGCAGCTCATTGCTATCTTAAAGCGGTTTGCTGCAGCTGTTGTAAAAGTGCAGGATCCCAAAACCGGTCTGTGGTATGATATTGTAAACCTCCCCGGTAAAAAACCAAACTACACGGAATCTTCAGCATCTGCTATGCTGGTGTACACGTTGGCTAAAGGTGTGCGCAAGGGATATCTTTCCTCCGGTTATCTTGTAAATGCCGCAAATGGGTTTGATGGACTGATAAAGAATAAGATTACTGTTGATAAAAACGGCTTTACCAACCTGGAAGGAACCGTATCTGTTTCCGGGCTGGGCGGTAAGCCTTACCGCAATGGCAGTTTTGAATATTACATGAGCGAAAAAGTGGTGCAAAATGACCCTAAGGGCGTGGGGGCATTTATCTTAGCCGCCAATGAAGCAGCGCTGATCAAAAAGGAGCCTGTTGGAAAGGGTAAAACGGTTTTGCTGGATAATTATTATAACAACGAAACAAAAACCGGCCCCGGCGGCAAAACAGCATCCTGGCATTATACCTGGGACGACCGTTCCAATGGCGGCTATTATTTCCTTGGAAATTTATTTGAGCAGTATGCAGCCACTATTAAAACCTTAAAGACGGCTCCGTCAGCACAGGCGCTAAAAAATGCGTCTGTTTATATTATTGTTGACCCTGATACAGAAAAGGAAACGGCGCATCCCAATTATATGAACCCGGCAGATGCGCAAACCATTGCGGATTGGGTAAAACAGGGCGGCGTATTGGTGCTGCTGGCAAATGATGCCGGTAATTGTGACCTGGAGCATTTTAACATACTGGCGGATCAGTTTGGGATCCATTTTAACGAAGACAACCTGCTAATGGTCAGGAACAATGACTATGAAATGGGCAAGGTAAACATATCACCGGGTAATATTGTTTTTAAGAATGCTAAAAACGTTTATCTAAAAGAGATCGCTTCTTTGAATCTTTACAAAAATGTGGTGCCGGTTTTAAAGTCAGGAAATAATAACGTTATGGCCGTTGCCCGTTATGGCAGGGGAACCGTGCTGGCGCTTGGAGATCCCTGGATCTATAACGAGTATGTAGACGGAAGAAAACTTCCGCTTCAATACGAAAACTATAAGGCCGCGCAGGACTGGGTACGCTTTTTATTAAATAAGGCAATCATTAAAAATTAA
- a CDS encoding glycoside hydrolase family 28 protein: MFKSSLFFLLILIINHSSAQSVWKLPEVIQPRFRETVYPITKYGAVPDGYRLNTRSIQAAIDECSSKGGGTVVVPAGLWLTGPLVLKSDVNLNLAAGATLLFTKDKTQYPLVKANWEGYPQMRNQSPLSAENAVNIAITGKGIIDGNGDAWRAVKKDKLTASQWKKLVASGGVVDDNDMWMPSESYAKGSHLKEPGRFSPDKNAAFYESVKDFLRPNLLVLTSCDKVLLEGVTFQNSPAWCLHPLMSSNITVRNVFVKNPWYAQNGDGIDLESCRNVLIENSVFDVGDDALCMKSGRDADGRKRAMPTKDVIIRGCTVYASHGGFVVGSEMSGGIWNVYVSDCTFVGSDIGLRFKTTRGRGGIVENIFIKNVFMKDIPGDAVLFDMYYMGRDPVPMAGEKRELPKVEKFPVDETTPQFRNIEISNVYVNGAQRAVFLRGLPEMAVKNISISNAVFQSKQGIEIQESSGIRFKNVQVYSDNTNPVVDIINGRDIRFDQFGYSNNANTLLRLSGGNTRNIGFQNTTYKNVTNKVAATLGATEAAVSFK, translated from the coding sequence GTGTTTAAGAGCAGTTTGTTTTTTTTGTTGATATTGATCATAAATCATTCCAGCGCCCAATCGGTTTGGAAGCTCCCGGAAGTAATACAGCCCCGTTTCCGGGAAACCGTCTATCCCATCACAAAATACGGCGCCGTTCCTGACGGGTACCGGTTAAATACCAGGAGCATACAGGCTGCAATTGATGAATGCTCCAGCAAGGGGGGCGGTACGGTTGTGGTTCCGGCCGGCTTATGGTTAACGGGCCCGCTGGTGCTGAAATCGGATGTTAACCTGAACTTAGCCGCAGGCGCTACTTTGTTATTCACCAAAGATAAAACGCAGTACCCGTTGGTAAAAGCCAATTGGGAAGGTTACCCGCAAATGCGCAACCAGTCACCACTTTCGGCAGAAAATGCTGTTAACATTGCAATAACAGGTAAAGGAATAATAGACGGGAACGGCGATGCCTGGCGCGCAGTAAAAAAAGATAAGCTTACCGCATCACAATGGAAAAAATTAGTGGCATCCGGTGGCGTAGTGGATGATAATGATATGTGGATGCCATCTGAGAGCTATGCAAAAGGAAGCCATCTGAAAGAGCCCGGCCGTTTTTCGCCGGATAAAAATGCAGCCTTCTATGAATCAGTGAAGGATTTTTTAAGGCCCAATCTGCTGGTACTCACTTCCTGTGATAAAGTACTGCTGGAAGGGGTTACCTTTCAGAATTCGCCTGCCTGGTGTTTGCATCCTTTGATGAGCAGCAACATTACCGTACGCAATGTTTTTGTAAAAAATCCCTGGTATGCCCAGAATGGTGACGGCATTGACCTGGAAAGTTGCCGGAATGTATTGATTGAGAACAGTGTGTTTGATGTGGGAGATGACGCACTGTGCATGAAAAGTGGCCGTGATGCAGATGGCCGTAAAAGAGCCATGCCAACAAAAGATGTCATTATCCGTGGCTGCACCGTATATGCGTCACACGGGGGATTTGTTGTAGGCAGTGAAATGAGCGGCGGTATCTGGAATGTATATGTAAGCGATTGTACTTTTGTGGGCTCAGATATTGGTCTTCGCTTTAAAACAACCCGCGGGCGTGGTGGTATTGTGGAAAATATTTTTATAAAAAATGTCTTTATGAAAGATATTCCCGGTGACGCGGTTTTGTTTGACATGTATTATATGGGAAGAGATCCCGTACCGATGGCCGGTGAAAAGCGGGAACTGCCAAAAGTAGAAAAGTTTCCTGTTGATGAAACAACGCCTCAGTTCAGGAATATTGAAATAAGCAATGTTTATGTGAATGGTGCACAGCGGGCGGTTTTTTTAAGAGGATTACCGGAAATGGCTGTAAAGAATATCAGTATCAGCAATGCTGTGTTCCAGTCAAAACAGGGTATTGAGATCCAGGAGTCCAGTGGTATCCGGTTTAAGAATGTGCAGGTATATTCAGATAATACCAACCCGGTAGTGGATATTATCAATGGCCGGGATATCCGGTTTGACCAGTTCGGGTATAGCAATAACGCAAATACTTTACTGCGGCTGAGCGGAGGCAATACCCGGAATATCGGATTTCAGAACACCACCTATAAAAATGTAACGAACAAAGTAGCAGCCACCCTGGGTGCAACCGAAGCGGCAGTTTCTTTTAAATAA